From a single Bacillus pseudomycoides DSM 12442 genomic region:
- a CDS encoding ABC transporter ATP-binding protein: METILQFKNLNYYYESNRKKVTILDNVNFSFQTGHFYTILGPSGSGKTTALSLGCGLDIPKNGYVLYKGKDIRKIGLDRYRNQYVSVIFQSYNLITYMTALQNVLTAMEITGVQVKNKKERALELLEKVGLTEVEAKRNVLQLSGGQQQRVAIARALSCNVDILIADEPTGNLDEETAKEIIDLFQKLAHQENKCVIVVTHSQEVAKQSDRVIYLSKKQLVVKDINNS, from the coding sequence ATGGAGACAATTTTACAATTTAAAAACTTAAATTATTATTATGAAAGTAACCGAAAAAAAGTAACGATACTAGATAATGTGAATTTTTCTTTTCAAACAGGGCATTTTTACACGATTTTAGGGCCGTCTGGATCTGGCAAAACCACAGCTCTTAGCCTAGGTTGTGGTTTGGATATACCTAAAAATGGTTATGTGCTGTATAAGGGTAAGGATATTCGAAAGATTGGTTTAGATCGATACCGGAATCAATATGTATCCGTGATTTTCCAATCCTATAATTTAATTACCTATATGACCGCTCTTCAAAATGTACTAACGGCAATGGAAATTACAGGTGTTCAGGTGAAAAATAAAAAGGAAAGGGCATTAGAATTATTAGAGAAGGTAGGACTTACAGAAGTAGAGGCGAAGCGAAATGTCCTGCAACTAAGTGGTGGACAACAGCAACGTGTAGCAATTGCTCGAGCGCTATCTTGCAATGTTGATATACTTATCGCTGATGAGCCAACAGGAAACCTTGATGAAGAAACCGCAAAAGAGATTATTGATTTGTTTCAGAAGCTTGCCCATCAAGAGAATAAATGTGTAATTGTTGTTACACATTCACAAGAAGTTGCAAAACAATCGGATCGAGTAATTTATTTGAGCAAGAAGCAATTAGTAGTAAAAGATATTAATAATTCTTAA
- a CDS encoding response regulator transcription factor, with translation MNRISILIADDEAEVADLIAIHLEKEGYHVIKVADGKEAIRVIHSQPIDLVILDIMMPKMDGYEVTRQIRAQYHMPIIFLSAKTSDFDKVTGLVIGADDYMTKPFTPIELVARVNAQLRRFLMLNQPKAEDNKSVLEIGGVVIYPEQRTVSVYEEQIELTPKEFDILYLLASHPKKVYSVENIFQQVWAEDYYEGRNTVMVHIRTLRKKLGEDKRKNKLIKTVWGVGYTFNG, from the coding sequence ATGAATCGAATTTCAATTTTAATAGCTGACGATGAGGCAGAAGTTGCGGATTTAATTGCGATACATTTAGAAAAAGAAGGCTACCATGTTATTAAAGTAGCTGATGGAAAAGAAGCTATTCGTGTTATTCACTCTCAACCAATTGATTTGGTGATTTTAGATATTATGATGCCTAAAATGGACGGTTATGAAGTAACGCGTCAAATTCGTGCACAATATCATATGCCCATCATTTTCTTAAGTGCAAAAACATCAGATTTTGATAAGGTGACAGGACTTGTAATAGGTGCAGATGATTATATGACGAAACCTTTCACTCCGATTGAATTAGTTGCCCGTGTAAATGCGCAATTACGCCGATTTTTAATGTTAAATCAACCGAAAGCAGAGGACAATAAATCAGTTTTAGAAATTGGTGGAGTAGTCATTTATCCTGAACAACGGACAGTTAGTGTATATGAAGAACAAATTGAATTAACTCCAAAAGAATTTGATATTTTATATTTATTAGCAAGTCATCCGAAGAAAGTATACAGTGTGGAAAATATCTTTCAACAAGTATGGGCAGAAGACTATTACGAAGGTAGAAATACAGTAATGGTACATATTCGTACCTTAAGAAAAAAACTTGGAGAAGATAAAAGAAAGAATAAATTGATAAAAACGGTTTGGGGGGTAGGTTATACTTTCAATGGCTAA
- a CDS encoding HAMP domain-containing sensor histidine kinase, which translates to MAKMIRSFRSKMIALFALSMILAGSVTYMIYKGLQLYYKTVVRYEDPLAQFRSTIREIGDINFFLIIFIPLAILFFFFLTRPYLKYFNEISNGIHHLANGDFTNRVYVSSNDEFGDIAHEINLASEKLKEAVERGDFAESSKDQLIVNLAHDLRTPLTSVLGYLDLILKDENLTREQIKHFSTIAFTKSQRLENLIDELFEITRMNYGMLKLEKRPIDISELLIQLDEELYPLLEKQDLVARMNVNPHLTINGDGKLLARVFENLLTNAIRYGYDGQFVDMNGYIDNGKVVVQIINYGDSIPKEELPYLFDMFYTGDKARTQQQDSTGLGLFIAKNIVEQHNGTISAESNVIRTIFEVRLPKDDGVESHLII; encoded by the coding sequence ATGGCTAAAATGATAAGAAGCTTTCGTTCAAAAATGATCGCACTATTTGCGTTAAGTATGATACTAGCTGGTAGCGTAACGTATATGATCTACAAAGGGCTGCAGCTCTACTATAAAACGGTGGTTCGTTATGAGGATCCTTTAGCTCAATTCCGTTCAACGATAAGAGAAATTGGAGACATTAATTTCTTTTTAATTATATTTATCCCTTTAGCTATTTTGTTTTTCTTCTTTCTTACTAGACCATATTTGAAGTATTTTAATGAGATCTCTAATGGGATTCATCATCTTGCTAACGGTGATTTTACAAACCGGGTTTATGTTTCATCGAATGACGAGTTCGGGGATATCGCACACGAAATTAACCTAGCGAGTGAAAAGTTAAAAGAAGCGGTAGAAAGAGGAGATTTTGCAGAAAGCAGTAAAGATCAGTTAATTGTTAATCTGGCTCACGATTTAAGAACACCATTAACATCTGTTTTAGGTTATTTAGATTTAATTCTTAAAGATGAGAATTTGACGAGGGAACAAATTAAACATTTTTCTACTATTGCTTTTACGAAATCTCAACGACTCGAGAACTTGATTGATGAGTTATTTGAAATAACAAGAATGAACTATGGCATGCTGAAGCTGGAAAAAAGACCAATTGATATAAGTGAATTACTTATACAGCTAGATGAAGAATTATATCCGTTATTAGAGAAACAAGATTTAGTAGCCAGAATGAATGTGAATCCTCACTTAACTATTAATGGAGATGGAAAATTATTAGCAAGAGTATTTGAAAATCTTTTAACGAATGCAATTCGCTACGGATATGATGGACAATTTGTTGATATGAACGGGTATATTGATAATGGAAAAGTTGTCGTACAAATTATTAATTATGGAGATAGCATTCCAAAGGAAGAGTTACCGTATCTTTTTGATATGTTTTATACAGGAGACAAAGCAAGAACTCAACAGCAAGATAGTACAGGGCTGGGGCTATTTATTGCGAAAAACATTGTGGAACAGCATAATGGGACGATTTCTGCAGAAAGTAATGTAATACGAACAATATTTGAAGTGAGGTTACCGAAAGATGATGGCGTGGAATCTCATTTAATAATTTAA
- the vanY gene encoding VanY-A/VanY-F/VanY-M family D-Ala-D-Ala carboxypeptidase, whose amino-acid sequence MKKWIFISLFILCTVCVGIYIAPLFQNGVDVKIVEKGDKVNSTNTEKKEITKEQIYKGDLLLVNKDYPVQKDSIRSDIINVFQNTELVRGYVVLDRNIHLSKDIVKKFLKIVDAAEKEGIHHFLISSGYRDFKEQRKLYEKMGSDYALPAGYSEHNLGLSLDVGSTQMKMEKAPEGKWIEDNVWKYGFVLRYPKNKSNITGIQYEPWHIRYVGLPHSAIMQKNKFTLEEYLDFLKEKKEISTNVEGKEYTVSYYKVSKNTTINVPVNQHYEISGNNMDGVIMTVHK is encoded by the coding sequence ATGAAAAAGTGGATATTTATTTCTCTTTTTATATTGTGCACAGTATGTGTTGGTATTTATATAGCACCATTATTTCAAAATGGAGTAGATGTTAAAATCGTAGAAAAAGGTGATAAGGTAAACTCTACGAATACTGAAAAGAAAGAGATTACAAAAGAACAAATTTATAAAGGTGATTTATTATTAGTCAATAAAGATTATCCTGTTCAGAAAGATAGCATAAGGTCTGATATTATAAATGTATTTCAAAATACGGAATTAGTAAGAGGGTATGTAGTGCTTGATAGAAATATTCATTTATCAAAGGATATTGTGAAAAAGTTTTTGAAGATTGTAGATGCTGCAGAAAAAGAAGGGATTCATCATTTTTTGATCAGTAGCGGCTATCGAGATTTTAAAGAACAAAGGAAGCTATATGAAAAAATGGGTTCTGATTATGCATTACCAGCAGGGTATAGTGAACATAATTTAGGGCTATCACTTGATGTAGGGTCTACTCAAATGAAAATGGAGAAAGCCCCTGAAGGAAAATGGATTGAAGACAATGTATGGAAATACGGTTTTGTTTTACGTTATCCGAAAAATAAAAGTAATATTACAGGAATTCAATATGAGCCATGGCATATACGTTACGTCGGTTTGCCTCATAGTGCAATCATGCAAAAAAATAAATTTACTTTAGAAGAATACTTAGATTTCTTGAAGGAGAAAAAGGAGATTTCAACTAATGTTGAGGGGAAAGAGTATACGGTTTCTTATTATAAAGTATCAAAAAATACGACCATTAATGTCCCGGTAAATCAGCATTATGAAATTTCAGGGAACAATATGGACGGAGTAATTATGACGGTTCATAAATAG
- a CDS encoding sensor histidine kinase, translating to MNRIVKIMKTKRITYKLFMTTSLILLAFAVLIYLTLYFFLPTFYEQYKTDQLQTGIEEIIDKSKDLTFQNAIPLFDEYAQKNNAMISLQNKEGVVMYSPSFSFIQRGTQAHVIAKATPLGSSDYLRNSYDVTVPIQFQDITLTLVVFATFQPIDEATQVLVRFLPYISIIVLVIGIGSAYFYSRFITKPLIYINEGAQKMANLDFSEKIEVRSTDELGELSNSLNDMSINLQQAMFNLQKANQQLKSDIEKEREIEAKRREFFAIVSHELKTPLTVMKGYLEGMIYNIGPYQDRDQYLKKNHQIIESMEQLVREILSMSKLEQHTFKLQLEEVNLSELMDTITKDIGFFASQKDIQIIKQIDSDLFVYTDCVLLEKACKNIIHNAVMYSPHNEKVYIQLTQDSKQNHIQMQVINTGVKINEENIQDIFKPFYRIEKSRNRNTGGSGLGLYIVKQIFEALGIRYSINNVEEGVQFLVTIPLSIK from the coding sequence ATGAATAGGATTGTGAAAATCATGAAGACGAAGAGAATTACCTATAAACTCTTTATGACTACATCCCTCATTTTGTTAGCCTTTGCAGTCCTGATTTATTTAACTTTATACTTCTTTCTCCCTACATTTTATGAGCAATACAAAACAGATCAGCTTCAAACAGGAATAGAAGAAATAATTGATAAATCTAAAGATCTTACGTTTCAAAATGCTATACCACTTTTTGATGAATACGCACAAAAAAATAACGCAATGATTTCCCTTCAAAATAAGGAAGGCGTAGTTATGTATTCTCCTTCTTTTAGTTTTATTCAAAGAGGTACCCAAGCACATGTGATTGCCAAAGCAACACCATTAGGGAGTTCAGATTACCTTCGTAATTCATATGATGTTACTGTGCCGATTCAATTCCAAGATATTACCTTAACACTTGTGGTGTTCGCAACATTTCAACCTATTGATGAAGCTACGCAAGTCTTAGTACGTTTTCTTCCCTATATCAGTATCATTGTACTTGTGATTGGTATAGGAAGTGCTTATTTCTATTCGAGGTTTATTACAAAACCACTCATTTATATTAATGAGGGTGCACAAAAGATGGCAAACTTAGATTTCTCCGAAAAAATTGAGGTTCGTTCCACGGATGAATTAGGAGAATTATCCAATAGCTTGAACGATATGTCTATTAATTTACAACAAGCTATGTTCAATTTACAAAAAGCGAATCAGCAATTAAAGAGCGATATTGAAAAAGAAAGAGAAATAGAAGCAAAACGCAGAGAATTTTTTGCAATTGTATCACATGAATTAAAAACTCCTCTCACTGTTATGAAAGGATACCTAGAAGGGATGATCTATAATATTGGTCCCTATCAAGATCGTGACCAATACTTAAAGAAAAATCACCAAATTATTGAAAGTATGGAACAACTGGTTCGCGAAATTTTAAGCATGTCAAAACTAGAACAACATACCTTTAAACTACAATTAGAAGAAGTAAATCTCTCAGAATTAATGGATACAATCACAAAAGATATCGGATTTTTTGCTTCTCAAAAAGACATTCAAATCATAAAACAAATTGATTCTGACCTTTTTGTTTATACGGATTGTGTTCTGTTAGAAAAAGCCTGTAAAAACATTATTCATAATGCGGTTATGTATTCACCGCATAACGAAAAAGTCTATATACAGTTAACCCAAGATTCTAAACAAAACCACATCCAAATGCAAGTCATCAATACAGGTGTCAAAATTAATGAAGAGAATATACAAGATATCTTCAAACCATTTTATCGAATCGAAAAGTCAAGAAATCGAAATACTGGAGGGAGTGGCTTAGGGTTATATATCGTCAAACAAATTTTTGAAGCACTGGGTATAAGGTATTCTATAAATAATGTAGAAGAGGGTGTACAATTTTTAGTTACCATTCCATTATCTATCAAATAA
- a CDS encoding response regulator transcription factor codes for MATRGDIRMNYHILVVEDDQEIQELIKQFLMTQQYAVTVASDGLEGMKQFNKQSFDLILLDVMMPNLNGFEVAKMIRSQSNIPIIMLTALEEEQDQMKGFDLGIDDYITKPFSFHVLIRRVEAVLRRSYDQSTENHLFFKEIHVDCDAYKVYVNEVEIPLTAKEFEILQLLLQNKKKVITRESIVEKVWGYEYHGETRMIDTHIKNIRKKLDISYIKTVKGIGYKIDE; via the coding sequence ATGGCTACAAGAGGTGATATAAGGATGAACTATCATATTCTTGTGGTAGAGGATGATCAAGAAATTCAGGAATTAATCAAACAATTTTTAATGACTCAGCAGTATGCTGTTACAGTTGCATCAGATGGATTAGAGGGCATGAAACAATTTAATAAACAATCCTTTGATTTAATTCTACTAGATGTGATGATGCCAAACCTTAATGGATTTGAAGTTGCCAAAATGATTCGAAGTCAGTCAAATATACCCATTATTATGCTAACCGCGTTAGAAGAAGAACAAGATCAAATGAAGGGATTTGATCTTGGCATCGATGATTATATTACGAAACCTTTTTCTTTTCATGTTTTGATTAGACGAGTCGAAGCAGTGCTGCGGAGAAGCTATGATCAAAGTACGGAGAATCATTTATTTTTTAAAGAAATACATGTTGATTGCGATGCATATAAAGTATATGTAAATGAGGTTGAAATCCCCTTAACGGCAAAAGAATTCGAAATTCTGCAACTACTACTTCAAAATAAGAAAAAAGTAATCACAAGAGAAAGCATCGTAGAAAAGGTTTGGGGATACGAGTATCACGGAGAAACTCGTATGATCGATACACACATTAAAAACATACGAAAAAAATTAGATATTTCCTACATTAAAACAGTAAAGGGCATTGGTTACAAAATCGATGAATAG
- a CDS encoding MFS transporter translates to MSTINEDVSMKKTQKYSAKKAVPVTLLLFLLCLVIDNSFKIISVDMAKDFHISATTVSWQATLAGLVIGIGAVVYAALADSISFRKLFSAGIILICVGSVMGYIFQHSFLLVVISRIIQTAGLASAETLYVIFVTKHLPADEQKKFLGLSTSSFALSQLIGALTGGYVSTYFHWTTLFLISLVTLFTLPFILKYIPKEEAKNSHVDVLGLFLVGAISASLLLYITDFNWLYLVLFIVAIALFLTYISKNSKAFIGISFFQNKQFISLLGVAFIIYSVQLAYIFLFPFLLEKIYGLQLDAISLLLIPGYIAATIVGALSGKVAKVMGSKQCITLAMCSIIISLLLGGFFIKTSVVVFVISMVLFSSSFAFMYAPLLDSCICTIDKEKTGTAIGFYNLTLNVAMSIGIAYTAAMMDHSAMKKSFFGMTNNVDASMFSNILFILVLVTLFSLSLYWVLVGRKATK, encoded by the coding sequence ATGTCTACAATTAATGAAGATGTGAGCATGAAGAAAACTCAGAAATATAGTGCTAAGAAAGCAGTACCTGTTACCTTACTGTTATTTCTATTATGTTTAGTAATTGACAATTCGTTTAAGATTATTTCTGTTGATATGGCAAAAGATTTTCACATTTCAGCGACAACAGTTAGCTGGCAAGCAACATTAGCTGGTCTTGTGATTGGAATTGGAGCAGTCGTTTACGCAGCTTTAGCGGATTCTATTAGTTTTAGAAAACTTTTTAGCGCTGGGATTATTTTAATCTGTGTCGGTTCCGTCATGGGATATATTTTTCAACATTCGTTTTTACTAGTTGTTATTTCACGTATTATCCAAACTGCTGGTTTAGCATCAGCTGAAACATTATATGTAATATTTGTCACAAAGCATTTACCTGCAGATGAACAAAAGAAATTTTTAGGATTAAGTACAAGTAGTTTTGCTCTTTCACAGCTTATCGGTGCATTAACTGGAGGTTATGTTTCAACATATTTCCATTGGACAACTCTATTTTTAATTTCTTTAGTAACACTTTTCACTCTTCCTTTTATTTTAAAATACATTCCTAAGGAAGAGGCGAAAAACAGTCATGTAGATGTATTAGGATTATTCCTAGTGGGAGCCATTTCAGCATCTCTACTACTATATATTACAGATTTCAATTGGCTTTACCTAGTCTTGTTTATTGTTGCAATTGCCTTGTTCCTTACTTATATTAGTAAGAATTCAAAAGCTTTTATCGGAATCTCATTCTTCCAAAATAAGCAGTTTATCTCATTGCTTGGCGTTGCATTTATCATTTACTCTGTACAGCTAGCATATATTTTCCTATTCCCATTCTTGCTTGAAAAGATTTACGGTTTGCAGCTAGATGCAATTTCACTATTATTAATTCCAGGATATATCGCAGCAACTATCGTTGGAGCTCTTTCAGGAAAAGTTGCAAAGGTTATGGGAAGCAAGCAATGTATTACGCTCGCTATGTGCAGCATTATAATCAGCTTACTATTAGGCGGATTCTTTATCAAAACTTCTGTTGTTGTATTCGTAATCTCTATGGTTCTATTCTCTAGTTCATTTGCATTCATGTATGCACCATTACTTGACTCTTGCATTTGTACAATTGATAAAGAAAAAACAGGAACAGCAATCGGATTTTATAACTTAACACTAAATGTCGCAATGTCAATCGGAATTGCCTACACAGCAGCGATGATGGACCATTCCGCAATGAAAAAAAGTTTCTTCGGAATGACAAACAATGTGGATGCTTCCATGTTTAGTAACATCCTATTCATTCTCGTACTCGTTACCCTTTTCAGTTTATCTCTGTACTGGGTATTAGTAGGACGAAAAGCGACAAAATAG
- a CDS encoding GntR family transcriptional regulator, producing MNNKLHELNKQKKPLFVIVYDQLYKLITDGTFPLGSQLPTEPELAKIFGVSRMTLRHALALLQEDGLVKNIHGKGNFITRFHHNESSDGLEKLGNPLYKCYTEKIDDIELNFRIDLVTDYAMQVLNQQMTAVVALERWYKNHDKIVAFAFTMMPIEAVSKLNLDLHNEKQVLEMLEEKVYELANSSTIEIKRSNSANTPSLKYQIFHGEEFDLILESVYISDKYPVVYNKYYIPIEFSQIRIKTSK from the coding sequence ATGAACAATAAACTTCATGAACTCAATAAACAAAAAAAACCACTATTCGTCATTGTGTATGACCAATTGTATAAATTAATTACGGATGGAACCTTTCCTCTAGGCAGCCAACTTCCAACAGAACCCGAATTGGCCAAAATATTTGGTGTGAGCAGAATGACATTAAGACATGCTTTGGCACTTTTACAAGAAGATGGATTGGTTAAAAATATTCATGGAAAAGGAAATTTCATTACAAGATTTCATCATAATGAAAGTAGCGATGGCTTAGAGAAGCTGGGGAATCCTTTATATAAATGCTATACGGAAAAAATAGATGATATCGAACTTAATTTCCGAATTGACCTAGTAACGGACTATGCAATGCAAGTATTAAATCAACAAATGACTGCAGTGGTTGCGTTGGAACGCTGGTATAAAAATCACGATAAGATAGTAGCTTTTGCTTTTACTATGATGCCAATAGAAGCCGTTTCCAAATTGAACCTTGACTTACATAACGAGAAGCAAGTATTGGAAATGTTGGAGGAGAAAGTATATGAACTGGCTAACTCCTCTACCATTGAAATTAAACGTTCTAATTCCGCCAATACTCCGTCATTAAAATACCAAATTTTCCACGGGGAGGAATTTGATTTAATTTTAGAAAGTGTATATATCAGCGACAAATACCCTGTGGTTTATAATAAATACTATATACCAATAGAATTTAGTCAAATTAGGATTAAAACATCTAAATAA